From Argopecten irradians isolate NY chromosome 12, Ai_NY, whole genome shotgun sequence, one genomic window encodes:
- the LOC138336127 gene encoding protein transport protein Sec61 subunit alpha produces MGIKFLEFVKPFCAVLPEIAKPDRKIQFREKVLWTAITLFIFLVCCQIPLFGIMSSDSADPFYWMRVILASNRGTLMELGISPIVTSGLIMQLLAGAKIIEVGDTPKDRALFNGAQKLFGMVITVGQAIVYVMTGMYGDPSDIGMGVCMLIIIQLFVAGLIVLLLDELLQKGYGLGSGISLFIATNICETIVWKAFSPATVNTGRGTEFEGAVIALCHLLATRSDKVRALREAVNRQNLPNLMNLLATVFVFGVVIYFQGFRVDLPIKSARYRGQQSSYPIKLFYTSNIPIILQSALVSNLYVISQMLATKFSGNFFVNLLGVWADVGGGGPARSYPVGGLCYYLSPPETFSHIAEDPIHAVLYIIFMLGSCAFFSKTWIDVSGSSAKDVAKQLKDQQMVMRGHRDKSMIHELNRYIPTAAAFGGLCIGALSVLADFLGAIGSGTGILLAVTIIYQYFEIFVKEQSEMGGMSTLLF; encoded by the exons ATGGGAA TCAAATTTTTAGAATTCGTTAAGCCGTTTTGTGCGGTTCTGCCAGAAATCGCCAAGCCTGATCGAAAG ATTCAGTTCAGGGAGAAAGTATTATGGACAGCCATCACTTTATTCATCTTTCTTGTATGCTGTCAG ATCCCCCTATTTGGAATTATGTCGTCGGATTCAGCCGATCCATTCTATTGGATGAGAGTAATTCTTGCCTCCAACAgag GAACCTTGATGGAACTCGGTATCTCACCCATTGTGACATCTGGATTAATCATGCAGCTGTTGGCTGGAGCAAAAATTATTGAAGTTGGTGATACCCCAAAAGATAGAGCTCTCTTTAATGGTGCTCAGAAAT TGTTTGGTATGGTGATCACTGTGGGACAGGCCATTGTGTATGTAATGACAGGGATGTATGGAGACCCTTCTGACATCGGCATGGGCGTCTGCATGCTCATCATTATTCAG TTGTTCGTAGCTGGATTGATTGTACTGCTGCTTGATGAACTGCTCCAGAAAGGATACGGTTTGGGCTCTGGTATCTCATTGTTCATTGCCACAAACATCTGTGAAACTATTGTATGGAAAGCTTTCAGTCCTGCTACAGTCAACACTGGTAGAG GCACTGAGTTTGAAGGAGCCGTGATTGCTTTGTGTCACCTGCTGGCCACCAGAAGTGACAAAGTACGTGCCCTCAGGGAAGCTGTCAACAGACAGAATCTGCCTAACTTGATGAACCTGCTGGCTACTGTGTTTGTGTTTGGAGTCGTTATTTACTTCCAG GGATTCCGTGTAGATCTGCCAATCAAGTCAGCTCGCTACCGTGGACAACAGAGTTCTTACCCAATCAAGTTGTTCTACACTTCCAATATTCCCATTATTTTGCAGTCAGCCCTTGTATCCAATCTTTATGTCATCTCTCAG ATGTTGGCTACAAAATTTAGTGGAAATTTCTTTGTGAATTTATTGGGAGTTTGGGCT GATGTTGGAGGTGGCGGCCCAGCCAGATCCTACCCTGTTGGAGGTCTTTGCTATTATCTGTCCCCGCCAGAGACATTTTCACATATAGCAGAGGATCCCATACACGCAGTATTATACATCATCTTTATGTTGGGATCCTGCGCATTTTTCTCCAAGACGTGGATTGATGTATCTGGATCAAGTGCAAAAGAT gTTGCCAAACAGCTTAAAGATCAACAGATGGTGATGAGAGGACACCGAGACAAGTCCATGATTCACGAGCTGAACCGATACATCCCTACAGCTGCTGCTTTTGGTGGTCTGTGTATAGGAGCCCTGTCAGTTCTAGCTGATTTCCTTG gagCCATTGGTAGTGGAACTGGAATCTTGCTGGCTGTCACCATTATTTATCAGTACTTTGAAATTTTCGTGAAGGAGCAAAGTGAAATGGGAGGAATGAGCACATTGTTGTTCTAA